In Candidatus Dormiibacterota bacterium, a single genomic region encodes these proteins:
- a CDS encoding squalene/phytoene synthase family protein: MKREAKSFFLATRLLPRAKRQAVEAVYGLFRTVDDVADEGNATGDERRRKLDAIALTVERIRDPGHEADDAWFPAVRDAFASFPIQSKDALRLIAACRAEVDGVVCDTPEALEAYCAAVAGTVGRCAMAILGAGDADALDRAERLGIALQLTNILRDLGKDREIGRNYLPGVLSSDDVIARARTYYKEAGILARRLPDLGSRLAVIAAAKLYERKLTRLRI; the protein is encoded by the coding sequence TTGAAACGAGAGGCGAAGAGCTTCTTTCTTGCTACGCGCCTCTTGCCGCGTGCCAAACGCCAAGCCGTCGAAGCGGTCTACGGCCTCTTTCGTACGGTCGACGACGTTGCAGACGAAGGGAACGCCACCGGCGACGAGCGCCGTCGCAAGCTCGATGCGATCGCGCTCACCGTCGAGCGTATTCGCGATCCCGGCCACGAAGCGGACGATGCGTGGTTTCCCGCCGTGCGCGACGCGTTCGCCAGCTTTCCCATCCAAAGCAAGGATGCGCTTCGGCTCATTGCGGCCTGCCGTGCGGAGGTCGACGGCGTCGTCTGCGATACGCCCGAGGCACTCGAGGCATACTGCGCAGCCGTTGCCGGCACGGTCGGGCGGTGCGCGATGGCGATTCTCGGGGCCGGTGACGCGGACGCACTCGATCGTGCCGAGCGCTTGGGCATCGCGCTGCAGCTCACGAATATTCTGCGCGACCTCGGAAAGGATCGGGAGATCGGGCGCAACTACCTTCCCGGCGTGCTGTCGTCGGACGACGTCATTGCGCGTGCGCGCACGTACTATAAGGAAGCCGGCATCTTGGCGCGCCGGCTTCCGGATCTCGGCTCGCGCCTCGCCGTCATCGCGGCGGCGAAGCTCTACGAGCGCAAACTCACACGCTTACGGATATAG
- a CDS encoding glycosyl hydrolase, producing the protein MWRIFVLIAVLGSTATLAASADAPIPAQILSGLHWRSIGPAVGGRVVAVAGVASNPNLFYMGGVDGGVWRSTDYGNVWTNLTDGRFPSSSDSIGALAVAPSNASVIYVGTGESDIRANFVTGDGVFRSADAGKTWHYAGLRDTHTISALVVDPRNPNVVYASSMGHVFKPNAERGVFKSTDGGQTWHRVLFVNAETGAIDVVMDPHDPSVLYAATWQAYRTPWTLQDGGPGSGIYKTTDGGAHWTNLTRAPGFARGVLGRIGLSVAASDPRIVYAIVQAHDGGVFRSANGGASWTRVNDEWKLRQRAFYYMSIFADPTNPNTIYAPQVDALWVSHDGGKKWTELHTPHGDNHIVWINPHDPHILLEGNDGGATISSDGGRTWSGEHNQPTGQFYHVALDDRFPFHVYGAQQDEGSFEGPSATPDGMIPLEDWQRVAYGESTFVAPQPGDPEVTYGAGYFSIFLRYDEATGEYSSVSPWPLYQEGASSGELRYRFGWTHPIVFSPANPKQLLIGAQYVLVSDDYGKTWHRISPDLTRNDRATEAPSGGPVDLDQSSAEVFPGMASLAVSPLDGNVIWVGSDDGLVHVTTDGGTSWSLVTPPQLPQWAQISSIEPSHTVAGAAYLTASRYMWDDFHPYVYETADYGRHWRSISAGLPGDEYAFAIRQDPNDADLLFLGTKNTVYVSLDGGAVWRSLSLNLPHVQVRDIAIDTRQGDVVIATHGRSFWVLDDLTLLEQLSKNGGEGAGGARLFAPQTAWLSHAYGAGEYARFIPAVGENPPFGATVYFDLPSSYDGRTPVRLSFLDASGATIRTVMLHRKAKGVENGVVPGANRFQWDLRYPSATDVTGFRAPVAAGGLDDSVLGPTVVPGTYTVALAYGERTVRQPFAVALDPRLHASQSDLAARLALGLRIHRALDTLDRTLNRAIAMRSRMHGSERTALDREIGDLVQLDIHSSEGDLLHESKLHSHLAYLAAEVELSYTAPTDAENAVAEQLIGDAKRGEAALEAAMSAAPH; encoded by the coding sequence ATGTGGAGAATCTTCGTCTTGATTGCCGTCCTCGGTTCGACGGCTACGCTCGCCGCTTCAGCGGATGCCCCTATCCCGGCACAGATCCTTTCGGGGTTGCACTGGCGCAGCATCGGGCCGGCGGTCGGCGGACGGGTCGTCGCCGTTGCCGGCGTCGCGAGCAATCCGAATCTCTTCTACATGGGTGGCGTCGACGGCGGCGTCTGGCGGAGCACCGATTACGGCAACGTCTGGACGAACCTCACCGACGGCAGATTTCCGTCGTCGAGCGACAGCATCGGAGCGCTCGCGGTCGCGCCCTCGAACGCCAGCGTCATCTACGTGGGAACGGGCGAGAGCGACATCCGTGCAAACTTCGTGACGGGCGACGGCGTCTTCCGGTCCGCCGACGCGGGCAAGACGTGGCACTACGCCGGGCTGCGCGACACGCACACGATCAGCGCGCTCGTCGTCGACCCGCGCAATCCCAACGTCGTCTATGCGTCTTCCATGGGTCACGTCTTCAAGCCAAATGCCGAGCGCGGTGTCTTCAAGTCGACCGACGGTGGTCAGACGTGGCATAGGGTGCTCTTCGTCAATGCCGAGACGGGCGCAATCGACGTCGTCATGGATCCGCACGATCCGTCGGTGCTCTACGCCGCGACGTGGCAAGCGTATCGCACGCCGTGGACGTTGCAAGACGGCGGCCCCGGGAGCGGGATCTACAAGACGACCGATGGCGGTGCGCATTGGACGAATCTCACGCGCGCACCGGGCTTCGCGCGCGGGGTGCTCGGCCGTATCGGTCTGAGCGTCGCGGCAAGCGATCCGCGCATCGTCTACGCAATCGTCCAGGCGCACGATGGCGGCGTCTTCCGCTCCGCCAACGGCGGCGCGAGCTGGACGCGCGTGAACGACGAATGGAAGCTCCGTCAACGCGCGTTCTACTACATGAGCATCTTTGCCGACCCGACGAACCCGAACACCATCTACGCGCCACAGGTCGACGCGCTCTGGGTTTCGCACGACGGCGGCAAGAAGTGGACCGAGCTGCACACGCCGCACGGCGACAATCATATCGTTTGGATCAATCCGCACGATCCGCACATTCTGTTGGAAGGCAACGATGGCGGTGCCACGATCTCGAGCGACGGCGGCAGAACGTGGAGCGGCGAACACAATCAACCGACGGGACAGTTCTATCACGTCGCACTCGATGATCGCTTTCCTTTCCACGTCTATGGGGCACAGCAGGACGAAGGCTCGTTCGAGGGTCCGAGCGCCACGCCGGACGGAATGATTCCACTGGAAGACTGGCAACGCGTCGCCTACGGAGAGAGCACGTTCGTCGCACCGCAGCCCGGCGATCCTGAGGTTACGTACGGAGCAGGCTACTTCAGCATCTTCTTGCGCTACGATGAGGCAACAGGCGAGTACAGCAGCGTGAGCCCGTGGCCTCTCTACCAAGAGGGCGCCTCGTCCGGCGAGCTGCGGTATCGGTTCGGCTGGACGCACCCCATCGTTTTTTCGCCCGCGAACCCGAAGCAGCTCCTGATCGGCGCGCAGTACGTGCTCGTCAGCGACGACTACGGCAAGACCTGGCATCGTATCAGTCCCGATCTCACGCGCAACGACAGAGCGACGGAGGCACCGAGCGGTGGTCCCGTCGACCTCGATCAATCGAGTGCCGAAGTCTTCCCGGGGATGGCTTCGCTCGCCGTTTCACCGCTTGACGGAAACGTGATCTGGGTCGGCTCGGATGACGGTCTCGTGCACGTGACCACCGACGGCGGTACGAGCTGGTCGCTCGTAACGCCGCCGCAGCTGCCGCAATGGGCGCAGATCAGCTCCATCGAGCCCTCCCACACGGTCGCGGGCGCAGCCTATCTCACCGCCTCACGGTACATGTGGGACGATTTCCACCCTTACGTCTACGAGACGGCGGATTACGGCCGCCATTGGCGTTCGATCTCTGCCGGCCTGCCCGGCGACGAGTACGCCTTCGCGATCCGGCAGGATCCGAACGACGCCGATCTGCTCTTTCTCGGCACGAAGAACACCGTCTACGTGAGCCTCGACGGCGGCGCGGTGTGGCGTTCGCTCTCCCTCAATTTGCCGCACGTCCAGGTGCGCGACATCGCGATCGACACGCGTCAGGGAGACGTCGTGATTGCAACCCACGGCCGGTCGTTCTGGGTGCTCGACGATCTAACGTTGCTCGAGCAGCTCTCGAAGAATGGCGGCGAAGGCGCAGGCGGCGCGCGGCTTTTTGCTCCGCAAACAGCGTGGCTCAGCCACGCGTACGGCGCGGGCGAGTACGCACGGTTCATCCCTGCCGTGGGAGAGAATCCACCGTTCGGCGCGACGGTCTACTTCGATCTTCCGTCGAGCTACGACGGCCGTACGCCGGTCCGACTGAGCTTCCTCGATGCGAGCGGCGCAACGATTCGCACCGTCATGCTCCATCGTAAGGCCAAAGGCGTTGAGAACGGCGTCGTTCCCGGAGCGAATCGTTTTCAATGGGATCTGCGCTATCCCAGTGCGACCGACGTCACGGGGTTTCGCGCGCCGGTAGCTGCCGGAGGACTGGACGACAGCGTTCTCGGCCCGACCGTGGTGCCGGGAACCTACACCGTCGCGCTCGCGTACGGTGAACGCACGGTGCGGCAGCCGTTTGCGGTTGCGCTCGATCCGCGGCTTCACGCCAGCCAAAGCGATCTCGCAGCGCGGCTCGCGCTCGGCTTACGCATTCATCGTGCGCTCGATACGCTCGACCGGACGCTGAACCGCGCGATTGCGATGCGCAGTCGCATGCACGGATCCGAACGTACCGCGCTCGATCGCGAGATCGGCGATCTCGTGCAACTGGACATCCACTCAAGCGAAGGAGACCTGCTGCACGAGAGCAAGCTGCACAGCCATCTCGCCTATCTCGCTGCTGAGGTGGAGCTGAGTTACACAGCACCGACCGATGCCGAGAATGCCGTTGCCGAACAGCTCATCGGCGATGCCAAGCGCGGCGAAGCGGCGCTGGAAGCGGCGATGTCAGCGGCACCTCACTGA
- a CDS encoding helix-turn-helix transcriptional regulator, whose translation MMPKKRARRGDTFPKELGANIRLWREERRLTQRELSAAARYDLAQLSSVEGGKAVPRADALRRIADVLDVSLDRLCGRPSFTAGEAETGSRSADRLLSVGNIAIAEELRDLRRRLERMEAWRVSRTARPRSST comes from the coding sequence ATGATGCCTAAGAAGCGCGCCCGTCGCGGCGACACGTTTCCCAAAGAGCTCGGCGCGAATATCCGCCTCTGGCGCGAAGAGCGCCGCCTCACGCAGCGCGAGCTGAGCGCCGCGGCGCGGTACGATCTCGCGCAGCTCTCCTCCGTCGAAGGTGGGAAGGCGGTTCCGCGCGCGGATGCGCTTCGGCGCATCGCCGACGTTCTCGACGTCTCCCTCGATCGGTTGTGCGGGCGCCCGTCGTTCACGGCGGGTGAAGCGGAAACGGGATCACGTTCTGCCGATCGGTTGCTCTCCGTCGGAAACATCGCGATTGCGGAGGAACTACGTGATTTGCGCCGGCGCCTCGAACGGATGGAAGCGTGGCGCGTGAGCCGTACAGCACGGCCTCGAAGCAGCACATAG
- the msrB gene encoding peptide-methionine (R)-S-oxide reductase MsrB, translating into MEHGDANPAVVKPEEQWRTELGEERYRVLRRAGTERPFTGALLDVDAEGAYRCGACGAALFSSEAKFESHCGWPSFTHPEQQENVRLVDDDSLGVHRIEVRCKRCDSHLGHVFDDGPGPRNTRYCINSLALNFTPEQ; encoded by the coding sequence ATGGAGCATGGAGATGCGAATCCTGCGGTGGTGAAGCCGGAAGAGCAATGGAGGACCGAGCTTGGCGAAGAGCGCTATCGCGTGCTGCGTCGAGCCGGTACGGAGCGGCCGTTCACCGGGGCGCTGCTCGACGTGGATGCGGAGGGCGCGTATAGATGCGGAGCGTGCGGCGCCGCACTCTTCTCGTCGGAGGCGAAATTCGAATCGCATTGCGGCTGGCCGAGCTTCACGCATCCGGAACAACAAGAGAACGTCAGGCTCGTCGACGATGACAGTTTGGGAGTGCACCGCATCGAAGTGCGTTGCAAGCGCTGCGACTCACATCTAGGCCACGTCTTCGACGACGGACCGGGACCGCGGAACACGCGCTACTGCATCAACTCGCTGGCCTTGAACTTCACGCCCGAGCAGTAG
- a CDS encoding serine hydrolase domain-containing protein: MKLVVCALAAVALPAFLLGAGAWGPASSMHVQNVPGMEVVVVDHGRIVTDAAYGVRNVDTQQPVDTHTRFEIGSITKQFTAAAILQLRERGRLSLDDRLGKYVPQYVQGRNVTLRQLLMQVSGIPNYTDTPAFRSLVTLRGTTVVLRRSGNFDAILALLHGKPLGFRPGTRFQYSNSNYVLLGRIVEIVSGMSWQRYVEKNVFARAGMTESTFMENEGNTPDMATGYLMFRGHIRDAGGTRGTFTGWAEGAGAIVSTATDLAKWDAALFGGRIVSSADVRLMTAPGRLAAFGPDAHYGFGWVVDRYDGQPRIWHNGGTLGFSSSNEIYPRQHQIVIVLLNTTVANADTIAGAQFERLHPRLAAASRRAVAGEDPAVTNRAKAVLAQLTNGLVDRTQFDADMNAHLTPDLLAGAKAQFLQLGSATTWVYRGKHAVGAQTTYAYHVSFSSGAQLNVYMSVNAAGKISGYLLSPGS, translated from the coding sequence ATGAAGCTCGTCGTTTGTGCCTTGGCCGCCGTTGCGTTGCCGGCCTTCCTTCTCGGTGCTGGCGCGTGGGGCCCGGCCTCATCGATGCACGTGCAGAACGTTCCCGGAATGGAGGTCGTCGTCGTCGACCACGGCCGGATCGTGACCGACGCTGCATACGGCGTGCGAAACGTCGACACGCAACAACCGGTCGACACGCACACCCGCTTCGAGATCGGCTCGATTACGAAGCAGTTCACCGCAGCGGCGATCCTTCAGCTCAGGGAGCGTGGACGGTTGTCGCTCGACGACCGCCTGGGCAAGTACGTTCCGCAGTACGTGCAAGGCCGTAACGTCACGCTTCGTCAGCTGCTGATGCAGGTCAGTGGGATTCCCAACTATACCGATACGCCCGCATTCAGATCCCTCGTCACCCTGCGCGGCACGACCGTCGTGCTGCGCCGCAGTGGCAACTTCGACGCCATACTCGCGCTCTTGCACGGGAAGCCGCTCGGGTTCAGGCCGGGGACGAGGTTCCAATACAGCAACAGCAACTACGTGCTGCTCGGGCGCATCGTCGAGATCGTCTCCGGCATGTCGTGGCAGCGCTACGTCGAGAAGAACGTGTTTGCACGGGCGGGCATGACGGAGTCGACGTTCATGGAGAACGAGGGCAACACTCCCGATATGGCGACGGGCTATCTGATGTTCCGAGGGCACATCCGTGACGCCGGCGGCACCCGCGGCACGTTCACCGGATGGGCCGAAGGTGCCGGCGCCATCGTCTCGACCGCGACGGATCTCGCGAAATGGGACGCCGCGCTCTTCGGCGGCCGGATCGTAAGTAGTGCGGATGTGCGCCTCATGACGGCGCCCGGCCGGCTCGCGGCCTTCGGGCCAGATGCGCATTACGGCTTCGGCTGGGTCGTCGACCGTTACGACGGCCAGCCGCGCATCTGGCACAACGGTGGAACGCTCGGGTTCTCCTCCAGCAACGAAATCTATCCCCGGCAGCATCAGATCGTGATCGTTCTGCTCAATACAACGGTCGCGAACGCCGACACGATAGCGGGTGCGCAGTTCGAGCGACTCCATCCGCGACTCGCGGCCGCAAGCCGAAGAGCGGTCGCCGGCGAAGATCCGGCGGTCACGAACCGCGCCAAAGCCGTCTTGGCGCAGCTCACGAACGGCTTGGTCGACCGCACGCAGTTCGACGCAGATATGAACGCACACTTGACGCCGGACCTTCTCGCCGGGGCGAAGGCACAGTTTTTGCAACTCGGCTCCGCGACGACGTGGGTCTATCGTGGAAAGCATGCTGTGGGCGCGCAGACGACGTACGCGTACCACGTGTCCTTCAGCTCGGGCGCTCAGCTCAACGTCTACATGTCCGTCAACGCAGCAGGCAAGATCTCGGGCTACCTTCTCTCACCCGGCTCCTAG
- a CDS encoding transketolase, which yields MALSPERVTELKLRANDVRQGIIRALLSAGSGHSAGPLDMADVFAALYFHLLRHDPKSPGWPERDRLLLSCGHIVPVQYSAMAYAGYFPVDELLTLRKFGTRLQGHPERVRLPGTETTSGPLGEGLAQGVGMALAAKTDGKSWRVYVVTSDAEHQCGLHWEAMLTGAKFKLDNLISIVDRNLIQIDGSTEDVMPLEPLADKYRAFNWEVFECDGNDIVAFIDTVERAQRVTGKPSVVIAHTVPGKGVSYMEGDYTWHGKPPNSTQADVALNELEAERTRILAHA from the coding sequence ATGGCTCTCTCCCCCGAGCGCGTCACGGAGCTGAAACTGCGCGCCAACGACGTACGCCAAGGCATCATTCGCGCTCTGCTCTCCGCAGGGTCCGGTCATTCCGCCGGACCTCTCGACATGGCGGACGTCTTCGCGGCGCTCTACTTTCATCTCTTGCGGCACGATCCGAAGAGCCCCGGCTGGCCAGAGCGCGACCGGCTGCTGCTCTCGTGCGGACACATCGTGCCCGTGCAGTACTCGGCCATGGCGTATGCGGGATACTTCCCCGTCGACGAGCTGCTAACGCTGCGCAAGTTCGGAACGCGTCTCCAGGGCCACCCTGAACGCGTCCGGTTACCTGGCACCGAGACGACCTCCGGACCACTGGGCGAAGGGCTCGCGCAAGGCGTCGGCATGGCGCTCGCCGCAAAGACCGACGGGAAGTCATGGCGCGTCTACGTCGTGACGTCCGACGCGGAGCATCAGTGTGGTCTCCACTGGGAAGCCATGCTTACCGGCGCCAAGTTCAAGCTCGACAACCTCATCAGCATCGTCGATCGCAACCTCATCCAGATCGACGGCAGCACGGAGGACGTCATGCCGCTAGAGCCGCTCGCCGACAAATACCGCGCCTTCAACTGGGAGGTCTTCGAGTGCGACGGCAACGATATCGTCGCCTTCATCGATACCGTGGAACGCGCTCAGCGAGTCACGGGCAAACCCTCGGTCGTCATCGCGCACACCGTGCCCGGCAAAGGCGTCTCGTACATGGAAGGCGACTACACGTGGCATGGCAAGCCGCCGAACAGCACGCAAGCAGACGTCGCGCTGAACGAGTTGGAGGCGGAGCGGACGAGGATTTTAGCCCATGCGTAG
- a CDS encoding phosphatase PAP2 family protein, with the protein MTLVIAIVAQWGILIPAALVAASILLRRHWKNDVLEAAVAGGATIALVKIAGALVFEKRPFVVEHLHPLVSHAADNAFPSDHLAACGLAFAYLWPRSRSMAGVTVIIAAAIASARVLAHLHWPIDVATGFVLGFAAVHGARGVLALVHAREGSERRG; encoded by the coding sequence ATGACCCTCGTAATCGCCATCGTTGCGCAATGGGGCATACTCATTCCCGCCGCCCTCGTCGCAGCAAGCATTCTGTTGCGCAGACATTGGAAGAACGATGTGCTCGAAGCGGCGGTCGCCGGGGGCGCAACGATAGCGCTCGTGAAGATCGCCGGCGCACTCGTCTTCGAGAAGCGCCCCTTCGTCGTCGAACATCTCCACCCACTTGTTTCGCATGCCGCCGACAACGCGTTCCCATCCGATCATCTGGCAGCGTGCGGGCTAGCTTTCGCCTACCTCTGGCCACGCTCGCGGAGCATGGCCGGCGTGACGGTAATTATCGCGGCAGCGATAGCATCAGCGCGCGTGCTCGCTCATCTGCATTGGCCGATCGACGTGGCAACCGGATTCGTACTCGGCTTTGCGGCTGTGCACGGCGCGCGCGGCGTGCTAGCGCTGGTTCACGCTCGGGAAGGCTCGGAGCGCCGCGGCTAG
- a CDS encoding transketolase C-terminal domain-containing protein — translation MRSTAPQSDAASMHLVARRDAATLEQVPTRNGFGEGLIESGSRNRNVVGICADLSESTRMEGFKKAHPDQYFEIGVSEQMLVALAGGLAACGKIPWIASYAMFNPGRSWEQVRTIMALNETNVKIAGAHAGVSVGPDGATHQAIEDIAIMRVIPHMRVVVPCDSIQTKKATLALSETWGPAYLRFAREKSPVISTEATPFEIGKAQIFRNGSDAAIVACGILVYNALVAADELAEEDGIECRVLNNHTVKPMDDAAILDAARACGAVVTVEEHQIHGGMGSAVAELLASKHPVPIEFIGVNDTFGQSGDPKELIEHYGMGAASIKEAVHRAVKRKPR, via the coding sequence ATGCGTAGCACGGCTCCGCAGAGCGACGCCGCGTCCATGCACCTCGTAGCGCGCCGCGACGCCGCCACCCTCGAGCAGGTGCCGACGCGCAACGGTTTCGGCGAAGGACTGATCGAATCCGGCAGCCGCAATCGCAACGTCGTCGGGATTTGCGCCGACCTCTCCGAATCGACGCGCATGGAGGGCTTCAAGAAAGCGCATCCAGATCAGTACTTCGAGATCGGCGTATCGGAGCAAATGCTCGTCGCGCTGGCGGGCGGCCTCGCGGCTTGCGGAAAGATCCCGTGGATCGCGTCGTACGCGATGTTCAATCCTGGTCGATCGTGGGAGCAAGTGCGCACGATCATGGCGCTCAACGAAACGAACGTGAAGATCGCAGGCGCGCACGCGGGCGTCTCCGTGGGACCCGACGGTGCTACACACCAGGCGATCGAAGACATCGCGATCATGCGCGTGATCCCGCACATGCGCGTCGTCGTGCCGTGCGATTCGATTCAGACGAAGAAAGCGACGCTCGCGCTCTCCGAGACGTGGGGACCGGCGTATCTGCGTTTCGCACGCGAGAAATCTCCGGTCATCTCGACCGAGGCGACGCCATTCGAAATTGGAAAGGCGCAGATCTTTCGCAATGGATCCGATGCCGCGATCGTTGCGTGCGGAATCCTCGTCTACAACGCGCTCGTCGCGGCGGACGAGCTCGCCGAAGAGGACGGCATCGAGTGCCGCGTCCTCAACAACCACACCGTCAAACCGATGGACGACGCTGCGATCCTCGACGCCGCGCGCGCGTGCGGCGCGGTCGTCACCGTCGAGGAGCACCAAATCCACGGCGGTATGGGCTCGGCGGTCGCGGAGCTGCTCGCGAGCAAACACCCGGTGCCCATCGAGTTCATCGGCGTCAACGACACCTTCGGGCAATCCGGCGACCCCAAGGAACTCATCGAGCACTACGGCATGGGCGCCGCCTCGATCAAAGAAGCGGTCCACCGAGCGGTGAAGCGCAAGCCGAGATAG
- the arsB gene encoding ACR3 family arsenite efflux transporter, translating to MSTFERYLTAWVALCIITGVALGHFLPGAFHAIGSMEIAKVNLPVAALVWLMIVPMLVKIDFTAIGRVRRYWRGMGITLLVNWAVKPFSMAVLGWFFLGHVFARYLPAAQIDSYIGGLIVLAAAPCTAMVFVWSSLSDGDPYFTLTQVALNDTIMVFAYAPIVGLLLGLSAITVPWQTLVLSVSLYIVVPVAIAQVLRYRTLFAGEAALQRLSRALQPISLVALLATLLLLFGFQGEEITAQPVIIALLAVPILVQVYFNFGLAYMLNRLAGEAHCVAAPSALIGASNFFEVAVATAISVFGFASGAALATVVGVLIEVPVMLSVVKIVKASKGWYERGSAVRHNAGGRPSSQATCVASVPPR from the coding sequence ATGTCGACATTCGAGCGCTACCTCACCGCGTGGGTTGCGCTGTGCATCATCACCGGCGTCGCGCTCGGGCATTTTCTGCCGGGAGCGTTTCACGCCATCGGCTCGATGGAGATCGCCAAGGTCAACCTGCCGGTTGCGGCACTCGTCTGGCTCATGATCGTTCCGATGCTGGTGAAGATCGACTTCACCGCGATCGGGCGCGTGCGCAGGTACTGGCGCGGCATGGGCATCACGCTGCTCGTCAACTGGGCGGTGAAGCCGTTTTCGATGGCAGTGCTCGGGTGGTTCTTTCTCGGTCACGTCTTCGCGCGCTATCTCCCTGCGGCGCAGATCGATAGCTATATCGGCGGGCTCATCGTGCTTGCCGCAGCTCCGTGCACGGCGATGGTCTTCGTTTGGAGCAGCCTTTCTGACGGCGATCCATACTTTACGCTCACGCAAGTAGCCCTCAACGACACCATCATGGTGTTCGCGTATGCCCCGATCGTGGGGTTGCTGCTCGGGCTATCAGCCATCACGGTGCCGTGGCAGACCTTGGTGCTGTCGGTGAGCCTCTACATTGTTGTGCCGGTCGCGATCGCGCAGGTGTTGCGTTATCGTACCCTGTTTGCGGGTGAAGCCGCGTTGCAAAGGCTCTCACGCGCGTTGCAACCGATATCGCTCGTCGCTTTGCTCGCCACGCTGCTCCTGCTGTTCGGCTTCCAAGGCGAGGAGATCACCGCGCAACCCGTCATCATCGCGCTCCTTGCGGTTCCCATCCTGGTTCAAGTGTATTTCAACTTTGGCCTCGCCTACATGCTCAATCGTCTTGCCGGCGAAGCACATTGCGTCGCGGCTCCATCCGCTTTGATCGGTGCGAGCAACTTTTTCGAGGTCGCGGTTGCCACCGCGATCAGCGTGTTCGGCTTCGCATCGGGTGCCGCGCTCGCAACCGTCGTGGGCGTCTTGATCGAAGTGCCCGTGATGTTATCGGTCGTGAAGATCGTCAAAGCGAGCAAGGGCTGGTACGAGCGCGGCAGCGCCGTGCGGCACAACGCGGGTGGAAGGCCGTCGTCTCAGGCTACGTGTGTTGCATCCGTCCCGCCGCGTTGA
- a CDS encoding Glu/Leu/Phe/Val dehydrogenase translates to MTTSIDRSAVQAQQNVWEMAQQQLDEVARLIGLTEGIHLFLRQPKRVLEVSVPVHMDDKRIRVFTGYRVQHNMARGPAKGGIRFHPDVSLDEVKALAMWMTWKCALVNIPFGGAKGGVICDPKAMSMQELEHLTRRFTTEISIIIGPEKDIPAPDVYTTPQIMAWIMDTYSMQKGYSIPGVVTGKPIAIGGSLGRDKATARGCLYIVDEAMQERKLPIEGARVAIQGFGNAGMHAATLMGERGYRIVAVSDSRGGVANPKGLDVRGLVAHKTETGSVVGFGGGDAISNKDVLECDCEVLVPAALEKVITAQNAPKIRAKIVAEAANGPTLPEADAILHDRGIMVLPDILANAGGVTVSYFEWVQDLQENFWEEDEINARLKQKMTRAFRETQEQAERHGVDMRTGAYAVAVERVAEATRLRGLYP, encoded by the coding sequence ATGACGACTTCAATCGACCGTTCCGCAGTTCAGGCACAGCAAAATGTCTGGGAGATGGCGCAACAGCAGCTCGACGAGGTGGCGCGCCTCATCGGTCTCACCGAAGGTATCCATCTCTTTCTTCGTCAGCCCAAGCGCGTGCTCGAGGTTTCCGTGCCGGTGCACATGGACGACAAACGCATTCGCGTCTTTACCGGCTACCGCGTTCAGCACAACATGGCGCGCGGCCCCGCCAAGGGCGGCATCCGCTTCCACCCCGACGTGAGCCTCGACGAGGTCAAGGCACTCGCCATGTGGATGACGTGGAAATGCGCACTCGTGAACATTCCGTTCGGCGGTGCCAAGGGAGGGGTGATCTGCGATCCCAAGGCGATGTCGATGCAGGAGCTCGAGCATCTGACTCGTCGTTTCACGACTGAGATATCGATCATCATCGGCCCCGAGAAAGACATCCCGGCGCCCGACGTCTACACGACGCCGCAGATCATGGCATGGATCATGGACACGTACTCGATGCAGAAGGGGTATTCGATTCCCGGCGTCGTCACTGGGAAGCCGATCGCAATCGGCGGATCGCTCGGACGCGATAAAGCGACCGCTCGCGGCTGCCTCTATATCGTCGACGAAGCGATGCAGGAGCGTAAGCTGCCGATCGAGGGCGCGCGCGTCGCGATTCAGGGCTTCGGCAACGCCGGCATGCACGCGGCAACGCTCATGGGCGAGCGCGGATATCGGATCGTCGCCGTTTCCGACTCGCGCGGGGGCGTCGCGAATCCGAAGGGGCTCGACGTGCGCGGCCTTGTCGCGCACAAGACCGAGACGGGTTCCGTGGTGGGCTTCGGCGGCGGCGACGCGATATCGAACAAAGACGTGCTCGAATGCGATTGCGAGGTGCTCGTTCCGGCGGCGCTGGAAAAGGTCATCACGGCTCAGAACGCACCCAAGATTCGCGCGAAGATCGTCGCCGAAGCCGCAAACGGTCCCACGCTTCCGGAGGCCGACGCGATTCTTCACGATCGCGGCATCATGGTACTTCCCGACATTCTGGCAAACGCCGGCGGCGTTACCGTCTCGTACTTCGAATGGGTCCAGGATCTGCAAGAGAATTTCTGGGAAGAAGACGAGATCAACGCACGACTCAAGCAGAAGATGACGCGCGCCTTCCGTGAAACGCAGGAGCAGGCGGAGCGGCACGGCGTGGACATGCGCACCGGTGCCTATGCGGTCGCGGTCGAGCGCGTCGCGGAAGCGACAAGACTCCGGGGACTATATCCGTAA